Genomic segment of Candidatus Flexicrinis affinis:
AGCGTCGTGTCGTACAGGCCCAGCTCGCGAATCGTCACGAAGTTCGGCACGAGAAGGCTGGCCGTGGGAATCATCATCTGGGCGAGAATCAAGTAGAACAGAATCTTCTTGCCCGGGAATTCGAAATGCACGAACGCAAACGCCGCAAGCGGGATCGTGACGAGCTGCACGCCGAGGGTCGTCAGCACATACTGCAGCGTGTTCTGGTAGTACGATCCGGTCAGTCGGCCGTCTTCGATTCGCGGGAAGAACGGGGCCAGTTCGTTGACGATCTGATAGCTCTCGGTGGTTAGGTACTGGCCGAACCAGATGTCGCCGCGCCCGAGCGCGTCGTTTCGCGGCCGCAGAGATACGACGATCGCCCACAGCACCGGGATCGCCCACATGATGCACAGCGCGACCGTCAGCCCATTGACGAACCACTTTGAATAGCTGCGCGGTTTGGCCGGTCGAGCGCTCACGGTGGCAATGCTCATGCGCGTGCCTCGGTCGAACGTTCGGAGAGGAAGAAGTTGCTCAGCGTGAATACGAGCAGCAGCAGGATCATGACGACGGTCAGCGCGTTGGCGAACCCGTAGTTTTGCAGGATGAACCGCTGTTTGTAGATCTCGTACAGCAGCAGGTCGGCCTCTCCGGAGACGAGCTGATACGTCAACACCAGCGCGTGGTCGATGTTCTGAAACGCGCTGATGACTGCCACCACGCTGACGAACAGAGTCGTGCGGCGCAGCAGCGGCAGGGTGATTCGCACCGTCTTGACCCACCAGCTTGCGCCGTCGAGGTCCGCCGCTTCGTAAATCTCTGCCGGCAGGTTCTGCATGCCCGCCAAGTAGAAGATCATCAGGTAGCCCGCGTCCTTCCAGATCGCCACGATTATCAACGATCCGAGCGCAAGGTCCTTGTTGATGACCCAGTTCTGCGGGCCGGAGTAGCCAAACACTTGCAGCGCGCTGTTAAACAGGCCGTAGTCGGGTGTGAAGAAGAACAGCCAGATCGTCGCGGCACTGACCATCGGCAGCATGGTCGGGTAGAACAGCGCGACACGCGCCAACCCGATCCATTTCGCGGCGCGGTTGACCATCATCGCAAACAGGAACGCGAGCGCCATACTGGCCGACACCGTGACTACGGCGTATAGAAGCGTATTGCCCAACACGCGGAAGAAGATCGCACCCTCGTCGGTCGAGGGGTCGAACATGGCACGGAAGTACGCAAGCCCGACATCATGCGGGCCGCGTATGCTTCGACTCTCTACCTCAATGCCCGGCAGGTTGAGATCAGTTTCGCGCGCCCGGTCAGGGCGGCTGGGGTGGTAGTAGACCTGACTGCTGCGGATGACCTGAAACGTCGGGTAGATCGTGAACAACACGACGAACACCAGCGTCGGCAGAATCAGTAGATACGGCAGCGGACTCACCCGCTTGCCACGCCAGCGCGGGGTCCATTGGTGTGCAGCCATCAGGTCACCGTTTCGTCGCGATGCGGAGGACGACCGAGGAAACGTGACGGGCAGGGGGTGTACTGCCCCCTGCCCGAATCAGGTTACTTGAAGATCGCGAGGATCGAGTCGGCGCCTTCTTGTGCAGTCGCCATGGCATCGGCCGGAGCGACTTCACCGTTCAGGACGGCGAGGATTTGCGTGTGCAGCAGAGTGCGGACGTCATTGAGCGACTGGACCGAAAATTCACGCACGGCCGAATCCAGCATCGAACGGGCTTCGTCGACCTGCGGGTTGGCCGCGGCATATTCCGTCCACGCGTCAAGCTCGAAGCCGCTGTCGCGCGTGTTGTAGTAGCCGGTCTGGATGCTCCAATCGACAGTTTGCTCGGGAGCGGTCAGCCACTGCACGAAGTCCCACGCCGCCTGCGCGGTCGCGTCATCGATGCCGGCCACAAGGTACATGTTGCCGCCGCCGGTAACGGTGAATGCGCCGCCATCTTTGCCCGGCACGCCGCTCACGCCAACGGTGAAGTCAGCGTTACTGAGGATGCTGCGCAGCGAGCCGCTGCTGTGCACGATCATTGCCGTCGAGCCATCGGCGAACAGACCGGGCGCGTCGCCCCAGTTATCCTGCACGCCGTCGGGGGTGGCGCCGTAGGCTTGATACAGGTCGATCCAGTATTGCAATGCGCTGATGACGCCTTCGTTATCGAAGAACACCTCGACATCGCTCTCCGACACGATGTTCTGGCCTGCGCCCGCGGCGAACGGCTGGAAGACCCAATACGGCCAACTGTTCGGGATCAGGATGCCCTCGCGGGCATCGGTGGTGAGCGCCTGCGCCGCAGAGGCGAGTTCTTCCCAGTTTGCCGGGACGCTCAATCCTGCCTCGGCGAGCAAGTCGGCGTTGTAGTACAGCAGCACGGTCGACCGCTGGAAAGGCAGACCGTAGAGTTCGCCGGTGCCGTCGCCGTCATAGTCGTAGTAGCTGTTGGTTAGCCACGTCGGCGTGAAGTCGGCGAGGTACTCCTCGGACGCAAATGCGTCCCACGACTGGATAGCTTCGGCGTTGACGAGGTCGTAGATGTCGGTGGCCAGCATGATCGCGAGGGCCGGCAGATCGCCGCCACCTTCCTTGACGGTTAGCAAACGGTTCTTGACGTCCGCGTAGCCGCCTTCGAACGACCATTGGATGTCGACACCGGGATTGTCCGCTTCATACGCTGCGGCGTATCCATCGAGGATCTGCGTTACCGGGCTATCGACGGCGATGGGGAAGAAGATTTGCACGACTGTAGCGTCCTGCGCCTGCACCGCCCCAAGGGGAACGACCAGCGCAAAGACGAGCATAGCGATGAGTAGCATCCGATTCTTCATGTCGAAACATCCTCCAAGGAATTGGCCGACATTCCACAAACTGCCCCGGTGCACAGCGCAGATTATAGACCCCGGACCTATGCTCGGCTACTAACTTGAGGAGACCGAACACAACGTTGGACTTGGCCTCAATAACAGAACCGCCGGACCCATAAGGCCCGGCGGTTCACGCATTAACGTCTAGTGGTGCGGAAGCGTTACCAGCCGCGCTGGGCGATCTTCTGCTGCTCGGTCATCGAATTGACGCTGATGCCGACCATCGCCTCGCCGAGGTTCCGGCTGACCTTCGCCAACACGTCCGGGTTGTTGAAGTGAGTGACCGCCTCGACGATCGCCTTGGCGCGCTTGGCCGGGTCGCCGCTCTTGAATATGCCGCTGCCGACGAACACGCCGTCGACACCAAGCTGCATCATCAGTGCGGCGTCTGCAGGCGTCGCCACGCCGCCGGCGGCGAAGTTGACGACCGGCAGGCGGCCGAGTTCGGCCGTCTCCTTAACCAGCGCGTACGGCGCTTGGATATTCTTGGCGAACGTGAACATCTCATCCTCGTCCAACGAGGTCAGGCGGCGGATTTCGCCGAGCATCGTGCGCGCATGGCGCACCGCTTCCACGACATCGCCGGTGCCGGCCTCGCCCTTGGTGCGGATCATTGCCGCGCCTTCAGCGATACGGCGCAGCGCCTCGCCCAAATTGCGCGCCCCGCAGACGAACGGGATCTTGAACTTGTGCTTGTTGATGTGGTGCTCCTCGTCGGCGGGGGTGAGCACTTCGCTCTCGTCGACATAGTCGATGCCGATCGCTTCGAGGATCTGCGCTTCGACGAAATGGCCGATGCGCGCCTTCGCCATCACGGGGATCGTGACGGCCTTCATGATGCCTTCGATCATGTCAGGGTCGCTCATGCGCGCGACGCCACCGTGCGCACGGATGTCCGCCGGGATGCGCTCGAGCGCCATGACGGCGACCGCGCCCGCGTCTTCCGCGACCTTGGCCTGTTCAGGGGTGACGACGTCCATGATGACGCCGCCCTTTAGCATCTGCGCCAGCCCGCGCTTGACCGTCTCGGTGCCGGTCTCTCCGGTATTGTGCCCGTTGGTGTGTGTAGACATTCTTCGCAACCTGTGTACTCTCTCGGTCCTTCCACCCTAGGCTACGAAACCATGCGGTTCAACTGTATGTCCACGTATTACCAATGCCACCGGTTTTCGCTGAGAGTTGTTTGAAAGTCGATGGTTGACAGATGGCGACGAACGGATAGCGCGTCGTTGCAGCGGCCATCGACAAAGTTGCACTATGGATCGACGCCGGCACGATGTACTCTTGCGGCGTTCGACGCTCTACGCCAAGGATCTTCCATGCGACGCGATCTGCCGATCATCGCGCTGCTGTTCTTTCTGCCGCTGATCCTGTTCTGGCCGCAAACAGGCGGTGGGATGACGCTGCTGCCTGCCGAAAATCTGTATCAGTGGGAGCCGTTCTACACTTACCGGGACGAGGCTGGCGCGCCCGATTTACCGCACAACCACCTGCTGAGCGACCTCGTGCTGCAGAACATGCAGTGGAAGACCTTCACGCGCGAGCAGTTCGCTGACGGCGAAATCCCGTTGTGGAACCCCTATCAGTTCGCTGGAGTTCCGTTTCTCGCTGCCGGTCAGCAGCAGGTGTTGTATCCGCTCGGCGTGCTCTACCTGATCCTCCCGCTGGCGGCCGCGTACGGCTGGTTTACCGTCATCCATTTGTGGCTGGCGGGCGT
This window contains:
- a CDS encoding sugar ABC transporter permease, yielding MAAHQWTPRWRGKRVSPLPYLLILPTLVFVVLFTIYPTFQVIRSSQVYYHPSRPDRARETDLNLPGIEVESRSIRGPHDVGLAYFRAMFDPSTDEGAIFFRVLGNTLLYAVVTVSASMALAFLFAMMVNRAAKWIGLARVALFYPTMLPMVSAATIWLFFFTPDYGLFNSALQVFGYSGPQNWVINKDLALGSLIIVAIWKDAGYLMIFYLAGMQNLPAEIYEAADLDGASWWVKTVRITLPLLRRTTLFVSVVAVISAFQNIDHALVLTYQLVSGEADLLLYEIYKQRFILQNYGFANALTVVMILLLLVFTLSNFFLSERSTEARA
- a CDS encoding ABC transporter substrate-binding protein → MKNRMLLIAMLVFALVVPLGAVQAQDATVVQIFFPIAVDSPVTQILDGYAAAYEADNPGVDIQWSFEGGYADVKNRLLTVKEGGGDLPALAIMLATDIYDLVNAEAIQSWDAFASEEYLADFTPTWLTNSYYDYDGDGTGELYGLPFQRSTVLLYYNADLLAEAGLSVPANWEELASAAQALTTDAREGILIPNSWPYWVFQPFAAGAGQNIVSESDVEVFFDNEGVISALQYWIDLYQAYGATPDGVQDNWGDAPGLFADGSTAMIVHSSGSLRSILSNADFTVGVSGVPGKDGGAFTVTGGGNMYLVAGIDDATAQAAWDFVQWLTAPEQTVDWSIQTGYYNTRDSGFELDAWTEYAAANPQVDEARSMLDSAVREFSVQSLNDVRTLLHTQILAVLNGEVAPADAMATAQEGADSILAIFK
- the pdxS gene encoding pyridoxal 5'-phosphate synthase lyase subunit PdxS, which gives rise to MSTHTNGHNTGETGTETVKRGLAQMLKGGVIMDVVTPEQAKVAEDAGAVAVMALERIPADIRAHGGVARMSDPDMIEGIMKAVTIPVMAKARIGHFVEAQILEAIGIDYVDESEVLTPADEEHHINKHKFKIPFVCGARNLGEALRRIAEGAAMIRTKGEAGTGDVVEAVRHARTMLGEIRRLTSLDEDEMFTFAKNIQAPYALVKETAELGRLPVVNFAAGGVATPADAALMMQLGVDGVFVGSGIFKSGDPAKRAKAIVEAVTHFNNPDVLAKVSRNLGEAMVGISVNSMTEQQKIAQRGW